A part of Procambarus clarkii isolate CNS0578487 chromosome 21, FALCON_Pclarkii_2.0, whole genome shotgun sequence genomic DNA contains:
- the LOC138367235 gene encoding uncharacterized protein gives MGKILSVAMGKILSVAMGKILSVAMGKILSVAMGKILSVAMGKILSVAMGKILSVAMGKILSVAMGKILSVAMGKILSVAMGKILYVAMGKILSVAMGKILSVAMGKILSVAMGKILSVAMGKILSVAMGKILSVAMGKILSVAMGKILSVAMGKILSVAMGKILSVAMGKILSVAMGKILSVAMGKILSVAMGKILSVAMGKILSVAMGKMLTK, from the coding sequence ATGGGCAAAATATTGTCTGTTGCCATGGGCAAAATATTGTCTGTTGCCATGGGCAAAATATTGTCTGTTGCTATGGGCAAAATATTGTCTGTTGCTATGGGCAAAATATTGTCTGTTGCCATGGGCAAAATATTGTCTGTTGCCATGGGCAAAATATTGTCTGTTGCCATGGGCAAAATATTGTCTGTTGCTATGGGCAAAATATTGTCTGTTGCCATGGGCAAAATATTGTCTGTTGCCATGGGCAAAATATTGTATGTTGCCATGGGCAAAATATTGTCTGTTGCCATGGGCAAAATATTGTCTGTTGCCATGGGCAAAATATTGTCTGTTGCCATGGGCAAAATATTATCTGTTGCCATGGGCAAAATATTGTCTGTTGCCATGGGCAAAATATTGTCTGTTGCCATGGGCAAAATATTGTCTGTTGCCATGGGCAAAATATTGTCTGTTGCCATGGGCAAAATATTGTCTGTTGCCATGGGCAAAATATTGTCTGTTGCCATGGGCAAAATATTGTCTGTTGCCATGGGCAAAATATTGTCTGTTGCCATGGGCAAAATATTGTCTGTTGCCATGGGCAAAATATTGTCTGTTGCCATGGGCAAAATATTGTCTGTTGCCATGGGCAAAATGTTAACAAAATAA